The following proteins are co-located in the Bradyrhizobium sp. AZCC 2176 genome:
- a CDS encoding DUF2147 domain-containing protein, giving the protein MLHCPRTIARTIVYSGVFLATGLNAALAADPTGDWKVADGVANIRVAQCNGNMWGVVAWEKTPGGKDKNNPDAAKQSRPTLGMPILIDMKKKPGVDAWEGQVYNAKDGQLYSSTIKPAGTDQLEIQGCVLGFLCGGETWTRVGPPIPSSPANSMAKGAPKGPAGAPPKTAAPAPAPSAPKTTGAVNPAPAPKAAPGQKQAAAAQPADIGDICLLPDIARFAH; this is encoded by the coding sequence ATGTTGCACTGCCCAAGAACGATCGCGCGCACAATAGTTTATTCGGGAGTTTTTTTAGCCACAGGTCTTAATGCGGCGCTTGCCGCCGATCCCACCGGTGACTGGAAAGTGGCCGACGGTGTGGCCAACATTCGCGTCGCTCAATGCAACGGCAATATGTGGGGCGTCGTCGCCTGGGAAAAGACGCCGGGCGGCAAGGACAAGAATAATCCCGATGCCGCCAAGCAGAGCCGGCCGACCTTGGGCATGCCGATCCTGATCGACATGAAGAAAAAGCCCGGCGTCGATGCCTGGGAAGGCCAAGTCTACAATGCCAAGGACGGACAGCTCTACAGCTCGACGATCAAGCCTGCCGGCACCGACCAACTCGAGATTCAAGGCTGCGTGCTGGGCTTCCTCTGCGGCGGAGAGACCTGGACGCGTGTCGGACCGCCGATTCCCTCGAGCCCTGCCAACAGCATGGCCAAGGGCGCGCCGAAGGGGCCGGCCGGCGCTCCGCCCAAAACCGCCGCGCCAGCACCCGCACCGTCGGCGCCGAAGACCACGGGTGCAGTGAATCCGGCGCCGGCGCCGAAAGCCGCGCCCGGTCAGAAGCAGGCGGCAGCCGCCCAGCCCGCCGATATCGGCGATATCTGCCTACTTCCCGACATCGCGCGGTTTGCCCATTAG